CAATAGAGTGACCGTTTTCTttataaaatgataacaaaagtaactaaaaataatattttaaacataagtgattaaaatgtaacctaaattaaataaaaatgtttattttgatagattacctctttgtttttttaatttatcaacaCAGCGTAGTTAAGTTACAGCCAAGTCAACTGTGAAGCCTAGTCAACAATCAAAAGCAGATATTTggctgaaaaaaataaaatcattattgaGTGCCTCAATCATTCATTTGCCTTCCTTCCCCTCAATCATTCAAGCTTTGCTCTAGAAATTCAATTATGGCGGAAACGTTTCTGTTCAATATTGCAGAAAGGGTTGTCGAGCAAATTGTCGGTCTCACTGTAGACGAAGTTCGCTTGGCGTTTAATGTCAAAACCGATCTGAAAAAGCTGGAGGACACCATGTTCAGCATTAAAGCTGTGCTCTTGGATGCCGAGCGGCAACAGCACCAAAATGAAAAGCTGCGCCTCTGTATGTGGAAGCTCAGAAACATCTTTTACGATGCTGAGGACGTTATTGACAATTTCAAGTGTGAAGCTCTCCGGAAACAGGACGCCATCAGTCATCCCGTCATCAACAACTTAAAGGTGCGAGTTTTAGGTTCCTGTTGTTTGCCTCTTTCATTCTCTTCAAAAATGAGTCATAAAATCAAAGACATCAATCGGAGACTAGGCGAACTGGCCACTGAGTGGAACAGCTTTGCTCTAAGTCAGTGTAACGACAGTAGACATGTTTTTCGCAGAGAGACCATCTCTTTTGTGGATTCTTCTGATGTTATTGGTAGAGATGAGGATAAAGAGAACATAATTAGTATGTTGATGAAACCAAGTGAGGATCAAAATGTCCCTGTCATTCCCATTGTTGGACTTGGGGGTTTAGGAAAAACCACGCTCGATCAATTAGCATTCAATGATGATCGAGTTACTAGCCTTTTTCCTTTGAAGATATGGATCTGTGTTTCTGAGGAATTTGATCTTTCTAGATTGCTCAAGCTGATTATTCAGTCtgtaaataaagaagaaagatgtGATGATTCAACACTTGACGCCTTGCAAGCTCGTTTGAGAAGCCTTTTGAATGATAAGAAGTTCTTGCTCGTCCTGGATGATGTGTGGAatgaaaataaagcaaaatGGGTTGAGTTAAGAAATTTGTTGAGATCAACGGATGGATTTTCTCCAAGCAAAATTATCGTAACTACTCGGACTTTGAAGGTTGCCTCGATAATGAGTTCAATTCCCCCTTATGAATTGAAAGGTCTCCGTCTTGAAGACTGTTTGACCTTATTTACAAAATGGGCTTTTAATGATGGTGATGAGAGACATTATCCAAATCTCATTAGAATCGGGGAGGAGATTGTGAAAAAATGCAAAGGGGTTCCTTTGGCAGTAAGAACATTGGGAAGCCTACTGTTTCAGAAAACAGATGAATCTGATTGGATCTATATAGGAGAGAGTGAAATATGGAGACTTGAGCAACATGAAAACGATATTTTACCAGTGTTGAAGTTGAGTTACAATCATTTGCCATCTCATTTGCAACGATGTCTTGCTTTTTTGTCCTTGTACAAAAAGGATGAGATCTATTCTAGTGATAGAGTTATCTGTCTTTGGATGGCGAATGGACTCCTTGAGCATCCAAAGCAAAATCAAGAGTGGGAGGATGTTGGCAAACGATATTTGAATGAATTACAGTCAAGGTGCCTCATCGAAATGGGGCACGATTTTGGGTTGGTTTTTACCTTCAAAATGCATGATCTGGTACATGATCTTGCATTAGATGTGTCTCAAAAAGAATGTAAAACAGTGAATTCGGAAACAGAAACGGATGATGAAAATGTTCgacatttattattatgtgaTGAGAAGTTGGTTGGAGTTCCACGTGTTTTGGAGGAAATGAAAAATGTTCGAACAGTAATCATCCAAGATGCTTTAAAGGGATCAAGGACTACTCATGAATCACTTATAAATCTGTGTGTCTCCAATTTCAAGTATCTACGAGCATTAGAAATAAGGCAGTCACTATTGACGGCTTTACCGAATTCCATTGGTACCTTGAAGCACTTACGAGAACTTGACTTGGTCGGATGTTGGATTATAGATGAACTCCCGAGATCTTTCGATAAGCTTCGCAGCTTGCAATCGTTAAATTTGGGAGATACTGGTTTGAAGCAGTTGCCTGACAGCGTGCAAAGGTTGATTGAGCTTAGACATCTAGTAATAACCATTACAGCTACTCATTTGAAAGAAATACGAGCAGGATGTTGGACTTCTCTTCAATACTTGGAATTGAGGTACTGTATGGAATTAGAATGTTTACCTGAAGGAATGCAGTATCTGAAGTCACTTCGGACACTTGTCCTGGGTGGTTGTGTTAAACTTGTCTCATTGCCACGGAGCCTGAAATTCCTAACCAAGTTAGAACACCTTGAAATAGTGATGTGCCAtcgaatcaatttgaaaatggaacCCGAAGAGGAAGAAGACAAAGACCTTCAGTTGAGCCTTAAAACTCTCTCACTCATCGGATTACTTGCCTTAGGAGATTTGCCACGATTGCTTCTTCAAGGATCTTCCACTTTGCAGTAATTACGAATTATGGAGTGTCGAAATTTGTCCGTTCTACCAGCATGGCTACTGAATCTCACTTCTCTTCATAAACTTGAGATTGTGGGTTGCAGAAACTTTTCAGCTCTACCAGAGGGAATAGACTGCCTCACCAACCTTAGAGAATTGAGAATTCACGGATGTTCGGAGTTGAGCAAAAGATACAGAGAAAATGGGGGTGAAGATTGGCACAAAATTGCTCACATCCAAAAggttattatttgttaatgaaGAATGAGgtgtgtgataaaattttaatttctctgtCAGATTCGATTCCATATTATCTTTCCGTTTAGAGTAGAGTAGAGACGTGGCTTTTGTCCAGAATAGTCCGTTCTAACAGCATGGTTTTGGTTGGaaattttgtatgtttaaaGTTTGTTAAGTACTCATTGTGTTTGGAAACATTGCATGAATGAAATATGAAGATAGAGATGGAAGAATGAAGCAGAGGTTGAGGCAGGGCAGGGAAGACATTTACTTTATTTGCATTTGGATTTCAGTTGTAATTCTAAGAAGTGAGCTGTTGCTTTGGATATGTATCAACTTTTAGCTTTATGCATATTTATCTTTTCTCTTTATGGTTTAGCATCAACTAATTGTGTttgtattttttagtttaattttattaattgtttattttgtgATGGAGAAATGATGCGgttgttataaaattaatattataacatatttaatttttaaaaattacatactTTATTGATTCGATCAtgattataaaaaaagtaattctaaagaattaaaatatatttataaaatttaaaaatacaaattacaaaataaaaaataaaaaatgttattcttacatattaataatttcttttaaaattttaaaacatagtttgtaacttgaaattttaaccCCTGAATATTGACATcaacattgtttttttttttttgaaattcaaaaaaaacattgtttcttttttttttttactcaatgcTTTGCTTGGtagaccaaaaataaataaaaattgaagtggtagaaaaattgaaaatataaattttctggtaggaaagaaaatttgatagaaaatgtAATTATCTTTCTAACCATTGCTTAGTAGAGTTGAGAAAtaacaagaaagaaaacaaaatatttaaaaaatgtataattttgaaactaaCATACACAtatctctctcattttctctccatTCATCATTCCAATTTGAAAGAATTAATTTTCCATAAAAAGTACCAAGGATCTAAGCATTATGAAAGTATCCACATTCGCATTGGTtttttgtgaatattaaacaCAATTTAGTTGGTTTATATGGAACAAATTGCCGTTATTTTTAAGCTTGtcttaatctataatatatataaaagtaagaatttaatttttttgaatcgacGATAATATCCTTTAATGTTCATTTAAGTACTAAATAagcattaaataaataattattttttaaaaataatagaatttttcttcatttgaactatatggttaaaaatattagataaaatcatatcaataattttttatcatagaGTTCTTATTGGTTTGAGTTACAGTTgagtatattaattattaataatatatattatattaaatcagTTACCATTTAATTAGTGTTACaattatattatcaatttaacttaaatttatcattataattagCATTCAAGGgagaatattaaaattagtaaatttgaagtctcaaaaataataaagtttcttttctcctttttccaTTAGTTGGTTTGAAGAATGATAATGGCATTAAACCGAATAAGTCTCTGAAACTAATCCGAGATCGAATAATCAATAGCTATACCAATATAGAAACCAAGAAAATGCATATTCCTCAGTTGTCAATGATTGATAAATGATTAGTACACGAAGCAACAAAGAATGTCATGATACTGTCAGTAATGTTTACCTGGCATTTTCTTATCTTGATTGTCTTCATGTTCATCGTTATCACTCGCATCACCGGTTTGCTTGGATGCTGTTGAATCACGAGGTAGTGGTCCGGTAATTGACAGCTGATAAAGAACCCCTACGGACAGCGTAAAGAGGAGGCACGTGTAATGCCACGTGTTATGTCGGATGAGGGTATAACAAcactaattgaataaaatttatataattgacaaaaaaatatttattataattaattacttttatttgctgaattttaaaactgATAGAAGTTAAGTTAGTCAAAATTATTGAGAAAGAGTGGAGAGATGCTTTTAACAATATACATAAGAAGCCTTTCTATATATTGAGATTTAAATTTACCTGTGGATTGTGCCAATAGGCGTTTGTAGTCCAACGGTTAGGATACTTTGATAGTGCGTTTGTAGTCCAACGGTTAGGATACTTTGATAGTGGATAAATTATTGTTCAGGttcatttaaatttagataattatttatttaaatttattttatatgagtgtaaaattataaaaaaaataaatattaaaaatattaaaaaaagattcaaatatgtaaaagattcaaaacaataaaaataaaatattaataatttataaaaaattaataaaaaaacacatataGAATGAACTTGAGCCGTCCTCGGGTGTCTTCTTGTAGTGCCACGTGTTGCGCTGGGTGAGGATATAACAACActaatcaatcaaaattatatataattgcgAAAAGTCtatttattgtgattaattgattttatttgttgcttttcaaaattgatagggattaaattgctcaaaatctTTTAGAAGGACTAATTTtctcaatatcaaaattgagaggGACTGGAGAAATGTTATTACCAATATAATTGGGGGACATAGAAAGCCTATTAAGAtatttaaaactcaagtttacttGACAGCTGCAGCACCAGGCGTTTGTAGTCCAACGGTTAGGATAATTGCCTTCCAAGCAATAGACCCGGGTTCGACTCCCGGCAAACGCAATtggattttttcattttaagcaatttccctttttccttGTTCTCCGATGGAATGAAGGTGGTAACTGGTGAGTGTTCGTTGGATTAAAAGATGAGAGAGCCATTTGCCTACCAACACCAATCACACACAAAGAAACATTTGTGATACTCAAAAGAGTGTGCTAAAATCCGTGGTAGAACCCCCTACCCCTACATATCAAGCCTTTAAACAatttatccctttttttttttttattcatcaaagCTTCACCATTAAATTTCTCTAAgggaagatgaaaaaaaaaatagggaaTGTGAAAAAAAGGCTGAATAATTTAcgtaataattttcaaatttaaacatcaaaCTATAGTTGCTCTTACTCTAAAGTTTTCTTTAGGTACTTCATATTAGCATCCGGATACATGATAAGTTTATAGTAAGTTAT
The nucleotide sequence above comes from Gossypium raimondii isolate GPD5lz chromosome 13, ASM2569854v1, whole genome shotgun sequence. Encoded proteins:
- the LOC105781321 gene encoding disease resistance protein RGA2-like — its product is MAETFLFNIAERVVEQIVGLTVDEVRLAFNVKTDLKKLEDTMFSIKAVLLDAERQQHQNEKLRLCMWKLRNIFYDAEDVIDNFKCEALRKQDAISHPVINNLKVRVLGSCCLPLSFSSKMSHKIKDINRRLGELATEWNSFALSQCNDSRHVFRRETISFVDSSDVIGRDEDKENIISMLMKPSEDQNVPVIPIVGLGGLGKTTLDQLAFNDDRVTSLFPLKIWICVSEEFDLSRLLKLIIQSVNKEERCDDSTLDALQARLRSLLNDKKFLLVLDDVWNENKAKWVELRNLLRSTDGFSPSKIIVTTRTLKVASIMSSIPPYELKGLRLEDCLTLFTKWAFNDGDERHYPNLIRIGEEIVKKCKGVPLAVRTLGSLLFQKTDESDWIYIGESEIWRLEQHENDILPVLKLSYNHLPSHLQRCLAFLSLYKKDEIYSSDRVICLWMANGLLEHPKQNQEWEDVGKRYLNELQSRCLIEMGHDFGLVFTFKMHDLVHDLALDVSQKECKTVNSETETDDENVRHLLLCDEKLVGVPRVLEEMKNVRTVIIQDALKGSRTTHESLINLCVSNFKYLRALEIRQSLLTALPNSIGTLKHLRELDLVGCWIIDELPRSFDKLRSLQSLNLGDTGLKQLPDSVQRLIELRHLVITITATHLKEIRAGCWTSLQYLELRYCMELECLPEGMQYLKSLRTLVLGGCVKLVSLPRSLKFLTKLEHLEIVMCHRINLKMEPEEEEDKDLQLSLKTLSLIGLLALGDLPRLLLQGSSTLQ